The bacterium sequence AAATTGCCACACGATCGCAATTTTAGACTAGCGAGTTACCACTTTCCGAAAACGTGTATGACCGCGCAGTGGATCCCAGCGAGGATCAATCTTTAAAAGTGGAGCCGAGACGAGGCAAGGGACGGAAAGAAGATATTCAATTTGATCCATGGCTGCATCAAATTCACCGACCAACGTGTATACATGAGCCAGTTTTTCAATAAAGGCTGGGCGACAAAACGCATCTTCGGAGGGACAGAGTTGCACCGCCAGTTTCGCTTCTTTGATGGCCTGCTGTTTCCATCCAAGACCCGCGTAGACAACTGCAAGTGATGCGCGTCTTGCGGGATCGTCCGGTCGTTGCTGAACCTTTTCTTCTTCAATAACCCGGGCGGTCTCAAAGGAAGTACGGGCCAATTCACGTTTGCGCATGAAAGCATATAGCAAACCCGCGAATTGACTCTTCGTCGATGCAAAACCCGGACCTTCATAATAGTCATCGGGCAGCCAGGAAAGCCGTTGCAGCAAACCCTGGAAGTTTCGATCGCACAGATCAATCTGGTGCCATTGAAAAAAAGCAGAATCATTTTCTTGAACCGGCATCTTTTCAAGAATGGCTCGCGCCGTTTTGATTTCTCCTTTCCACAACAACTGAATTTGTGCCTTTGATCCGTACGCATACAATTGCTGTGGAGCAAGGGCAATAGTACGATCGCAGTAGGCGTCGGCTTCAGAATACTTCCTCATATTCAAATAAGTCACAGCAAGATTAAAAGACGTGGCAGGATCACGAGGGTTCAATTCCAATATTCTATTAAAGTTCTCTGATGCAGCCTCAAAGTTTCCCTGGCGACGGTAGACAAGTGCAATCCCTTCAAAGAGGCGAACGTTGGTGGGCAGCCCTCTTTGCGCAATCGTAAATTCTTTCAGAGCGTGATCCAAATCTTTACGACCCCAATAACAGTAGAACCCTCGGGCTAAATGCGCTTCCGGCAGGCCGGGGTGAAGCTTAAAAGCACGCTCAATAGCTGCTTCTGCCTTCGCCAACCGGGTCTCCCGACGATCCACACCAAAATAAAACATTGCGGCGTACCCCTGCGCTAGTTCTGCGTAAGCTTTTGCAAAGCCCGGATCGAGTTCAACAGCACGTTCAAACATCCGGGTTGCCGATACCCATCCTTCGACAAGATCCGGACTCCGTGTAGAGTTGAGACCCCGAAAGTAAGCCAGATTGGCTTCGGGATTTACAGAGCCTGAACCGGAACGGTATGAGTCTTCTCCGCCGCTCAAACTGATAGGAGCTGAGATCGGTCCTTTCAGTCGCGCAAATTGGCTAACTGTGAGAAAAGCCACAACGATCAGAATCGCAGCCGCTAGCGAAAGTTTTAATGTTAGCTTCTTATCGAACCGCACGACAGACTCTGAGATTTTCTTTAGATCCTCAATGAATTCGTTCATTGTCTGATAGCGTTCTTCACGCCGCTTCGCCAGAGCGCGATCAATGATCTTTAAGAGCCGTGTTGGAATTTTCGGATTGAGCTCCCTGACAGGAATAGGAGTTTTCTCTATTACTGCACGGATAGATTGAGCAGGAGCTTCTTCTTGAAAAGGCAAACGGCCTGTCGCCATTTCGTAGAGGACTACTCCGAAAGAAAAAATATCGGTACGATGGTCAACAGATTCGCCCTTCGCTTGTTCCGGAGACAAATACGAAGGCGTCCCCATTCGCACTCCGGACGAACTCCCTGTCACGTGGGATTCCGAAATTCTTGATTGCTTTAGTGATTGCTCATTCAGAAGTTTGGCAAGTCCAAAATCAAGAACTTTTACTTTTCCATGATCCGATACGATCACATTTCCCGCTTTAATATCCCGATGAATGATGCCCTGAGAATGTGCCACAGCCAAGACATCTGCAACCTGTAACGCGATCGATAAAAGGTCCTTCAGAGGCAGAGGGCGATCACAGATCACATTGCTCAACGTTTTTCCTTCGACATATTCCATCGCGATGATGTATTCGCCCTGCGATTCTTCGACATGATAAATCGTACAGATGTTCGGATGATTGAGCGTCGAAGCCAGTTGCGCCTCATGTATCAAGCGCGCACGTGAGAATTCATCGTGTGTTAAGAGGGCGGGAAGCCGCTTGAGAGCAACGTGACGGTGAAGACGTGTGTCCTCAGCGAGGTATACTTCACCCATTCCGCCCGCGCCCAGTGAACGGAGGATCCTGTAGCTCCCAAATGACTTCAGATCTGTTGCGCTCTCTTCCCCCGACAGCAGATGAGCGACAATATCGACCGGTGGTGTCTCAATAAAATCATGAGCTTGCCCGTGAGCAAGGAGGAGAGAATCGATTTCCGA is a genomic window containing:
- a CDS encoding protein kinase, translated to MTPEQWKQIDELVQTALELESAKRSAFLDRACNGDDLVRSEIDSLLLAHGQAHDFIETPPVDIVAHLLSGEESATDLKSFGSYRILRSLGAGGMGEVYLAEDTRLHRHVALKRLPALLTHDEFSRARLIHEAQLASTLNHPNICTIYHVEESQGEYIIAMEYVEGKTLSNVICDRPLPLKDLLSIALQVADVLAVAHSQGIIHRDIKAGNVIVSDHGKVKVLDFGLAKLLNEQSLKQSRISESHVTGSSSGVRMGTPSYLSPEQAKGESVDHRTDIFSFGVVLYEMATGRLPFQEEAPAQSIRAVIEKTPIPVRELNPKIPTRLLKIIDRALAKRREERYQTMNEFIEDLKKISESVVRFDKKLTLKLSLAAAILIVVAFLTVSQFARLKGPISAPISLSGGEDSYRSGSGSVNPEANLAYFRGLNSTRSPDLVEGWVSATRMFERAVELDPGFAKAYAELAQGYAAMFYFGVDRRETRLAKAEAAIERAFKLHPGLPEAHLARGFYCYWGRKDLDHALKEFTIAQRGLPTNVRLFEGIALVYRRQGNFEAASENFNRILELNPRDPATSFNLAVTYLNMRKYSEADAYCDRTIALAPQQLYAYGSKAQIQLLWKGEIKTARAILEKMPVQENDSAFFQWHQIDLCDRNFQGLLQRLSWLPDDYYEGPGFASTKSQFAGLLYAFMRKRELARTSFETARVIEEEKVQQRPDDPARRASLAVVYAGLGWKQQAIKEAKLAVQLCPSEDAFCRPAFIEKLAHVYTLVGEFDAAMDQIEYLLSVPCLVSAPLLKIDPRWDPLRGHTRFRKVVTR